The following proteins are co-located in the Rhodococcus opacus B4 genome:
- a CDS encoding ABC transporter substrate-binding protein produces MLRRTKPGRSLKWGLIGAAAVLTVPLLAACGSSENGIVLSFYTAADGAEQYAEAAANCTAAAGGRYTIEQRTLPKGADDQRLQLARRLTGNDTSLDIMTLDVVWTAEFAEAGWALPLPPSIAAEVTEGTLEGPLESAKWQDQLYAAPLNTNTQLLWYRKDLMPGGQPPQTWDQMIDIAEGLAAEGRPSWIGVQGKQYEGLMVWFNTLLASAGGSVVADDGTTVTVADGDAALQALEVMKRVATAKGADPSVSQGDEASSRLGMESGKAAFEVNWPFVLPGMIENAEKGDLPFIDDKGNPTSVDTGNTVLTVDGQQNFLPAPYPSVIPGRPAEVTIGGFNIAVAKTSRHPDLAFEAVQCLRNEENQRNNAVNGGVPPTLASLYDDPAFQEAYPAWREVRESLDTASVRPVSPAYQSISTLITATLNPVGDIDPPRTVDELAEQVRKAVNSEGLIP; encoded by the coding sequence GTGCTGCGTCGCACCAAGCCCGGACGCTCGCTGAAGTGGGGACTGATCGGTGCGGCCGCCGTCCTCACCGTTCCCCTGCTGGCCGCGTGCGGGTCGTCCGAAAACGGCATCGTCCTCAGCTTCTACACCGCCGCCGACGGTGCCGAACAGTACGCGGAGGCCGCGGCCAACTGCACGGCCGCGGCCGGCGGCCGGTACACCATCGAGCAGCGCACGCTACCGAAGGGCGCGGACGATCAGCGCCTCCAGCTGGCCCGCCGGCTCACCGGCAACGACACGTCACTCGACATCATGACGCTCGACGTGGTGTGGACCGCCGAGTTCGCCGAGGCGGGCTGGGCGCTGCCGCTCCCGCCCAGCATCGCGGCCGAGGTCACCGAGGGCACGCTCGAAGGCCCCCTCGAATCGGCCAAGTGGCAGGACCAGCTGTACGCCGCACCGTTGAACACCAACACCCAGTTGCTCTGGTACCGCAAGGACCTCATGCCGGGCGGACAGCCGCCGCAGACGTGGGATCAGATGATCGACATCGCGGAGGGGCTCGCCGCGGAGGGCCGGCCCAGCTGGATCGGGGTGCAGGGCAAGCAGTACGAGGGCCTGATGGTGTGGTTCAACACCCTGCTCGCGAGCGCGGGCGGTTCCGTCGTCGCCGACGACGGGACCACCGTGACGGTCGCGGACGGCGACGCCGCCCTGCAGGCGCTCGAGGTCATGAAGCGCGTCGCCACCGCGAAGGGCGCGGACCCGTCCGTTTCCCAGGGCGACGAGGCGTCGTCCCGGCTGGGGATGGAGAGCGGAAAGGCTGCGTTCGAAGTCAATTGGCCGTTCGTGCTGCCGGGCATGATCGAGAACGCAGAGAAGGGCGACCTCCCGTTCATCGACGACAAGGGCAACCCGACGTCGGTGGACACGGGCAACACGGTGCTCACCGTCGACGGGCAGCAGAACTTCCTCCCGGCCCCGTACCCGTCGGTGATCCCTGGCCGGCCGGCCGAGGTGACGATCGGCGGCTTCAACATCGCGGTCGCGAAGACCAGTCGGCATCCGGATCTGGCGTTCGAGGCGGTGCAGTGCCTGCGGAACGAGGAGAACCAGCGCAACAACGCCGTCAACGGCGGTGTCCCGCCGACGTTGGCGAGCCTGTACGACGATCCGGCCTTCCAGGAGGCGTACCCCGCGTGGCGTGAGGTGCGGGAGAGTCTCGACACCGCGTCCGTTCGCCCGGTGTCACCGGCGTACCAGAGCATTTCGACCCTGATCACCGCCACGTTGAATCCGGTCGGAGACATCGACCCGCCGCGGACCGTCGACGAACTCGCCGAACAGGTCCGCAAGGCGGTCAACTCGGAAGGGCTGATCCCGTGA
- a CDS encoding carbohydrate ABC transporter permease, whose product MTTETVQADRAEEPEVASKGRLSEGKRAERRLGLWLVAPAAILMIAVTAYPVVYAVWLSLQRYDLRFPDERKFVGLANYVSVLTDGYWWQAFWVTVSITVVSVVIEFVLGLILALVMHRTLVGKGLVRTVVLIPYGIVTVAAAYSWYYAWTPGTGYLANLLPDGSAPLTQQIPSLAIIVLAEVWKTTPFMALLLLAGLALVPDDLLKAAQVDGAGAWTRLVRIILPLMKPAILVALLFRTLDAFRIFDNIYVLTKGANDTGSLSILGYDNLFKAFNLGIGSAISVLIFLCVALLAFVFIKLFGASAPGSDTEGNR is encoded by the coding sequence GTGACGACCGAAACCGTGCAGGCAGACCGGGCCGAGGAGCCGGAAGTCGCGTCCAAGGGCCGGCTCTCGGAGGGGAAGCGGGCCGAACGCCGGCTGGGGCTGTGGTTGGTGGCCCCCGCCGCGATCCTGATGATCGCGGTGACGGCCTATCCCGTCGTGTACGCGGTGTGGTTGAGTCTGCAGCGCTACGACCTCCGTTTTCCCGACGAACGCAAGTTCGTCGGCCTCGCCAACTACGTGTCGGTGCTGACGGACGGGTACTGGTGGCAGGCGTTCTGGGTGACGGTGAGCATCACCGTCGTGTCGGTGGTGATCGAGTTCGTCCTGGGCTTGATCCTGGCACTCGTGATGCACCGGACACTGGTGGGGAAGGGTCTTGTCCGGACGGTGGTGCTGATTCCGTACGGCATCGTCACCGTCGCCGCCGCGTACAGCTGGTACTACGCGTGGACGCCGGGAACCGGGTATCTCGCGAACCTGCTCCCCGACGGCAGCGCCCCGCTGACGCAGCAGATCCCGTCGCTCGCGATCATCGTGCTCGCCGAGGTGTGGAAGACGACGCCGTTCATGGCGCTGCTGCTGCTCGCCGGGCTGGCCCTCGTTCCCGACGACCTCCTCAAGGCCGCGCAGGTCGACGGCGCCGGGGCGTGGACGCGGCTGGTGCGGATCATCCTGCCGCTGATGAAACCCGCGATCCTCGTGGCACTGCTGTTCCGCACGCTCGACGCGTTCCGGATCTTCGACAACATCTACGTTCTCACCAAGGGTGCCAACGACACCGGGTCACTGTCGATCCTCGGTTACGACAACCTGTTCAAGGCGTTCAACCTCGGTATCGGCTCGGCGATCAGCGTCCTCATCTTCCTGTGCGTCGCGCTCCTCGCATTCGTGTTCATCAAGCTCTTCGGCGCGTCGGCTCCCGGGTCCGACACGGAAGGAAACCGATAA
- a CDS encoding carbohydrate ABC transporter permease: MAVVDTPRRKISWSVVNLLVLLYALVPVLWIASLSFKPAGTIKDGKFIPQKWTLDNYRGIFQTNAFTSALINSIGIGLISTVIAVVIGTMAAYAIARLDFPGKKLLVGVALLIAMFPQISLVSPLFDIERRLGLFDTWAGLILPYITFALPLAIYTLSAFFKEIPWELEKAAKMDGATPAQAFRKVVAPLAAPGIVTAAILVFIFCWNDLLFAISLTSTERSITAPAAIANFTGASQFEEPTGSIAAAAMVITIPIIIFVLFFQRRIVAGLTSGAVKG, from the coding sequence ATGGCCGTCGTCGACACCCCTCGCCGCAAGATCAGCTGGTCCGTGGTCAACCTGCTGGTCCTGCTGTACGCGCTGGTTCCGGTGCTCTGGATCGCCAGCCTGTCGTTCAAACCCGCGGGAACGATCAAGGACGGCAAGTTCATTCCGCAGAAGTGGACCCTCGACAACTACCGCGGCATCTTCCAGACCAACGCGTTCACCAGCGCGCTGATCAACTCCATCGGCATCGGTCTCATCTCCACCGTGATCGCCGTCGTCATCGGCACCATGGCCGCCTACGCCATTGCCCGCCTCGACTTCCCGGGCAAGAAACTGCTGGTCGGGGTGGCGCTGTTGATCGCGATGTTCCCCCAGATCTCCCTGGTGAGCCCGCTGTTCGACATCGAGCGCAGGCTCGGATTGTTCGACACCTGGGCGGGCCTGATCCTGCCGTACATCACGTTCGCGCTCCCGCTGGCCATCTACACGCTGTCGGCCTTCTTCAAGGAGATCCCGTGGGAGCTGGAGAAGGCGGCCAAGATGGACGGCGCCACCCCGGCGCAGGCGTTCCGGAAGGTGGTGGCGCCGCTGGCGGCGCCGGGCATCGTCACCGCCGCGATCCTGGTCTTCATCTTCTGCTGGAACGATCTGCTGTTCGCGATCTCGCTGACCTCGACGGAACGTTCCATCACCGCGCCGGCCGCGATCGCGAACTTCACCGGCGCCTCCCAGTTCGAGGAGCCGACGGGCTCGATCGCCGCGGCCGCGATGGTGATCACGATCCCGATCATCATCTTCGTGCTGTTCTTCCAACGACGCATCGTGGCCGGCCTGACCTCCGGCGCAGTGAAGGGATGA
- a CDS encoding ABC transporter ATP-binding protein, translating into MAEIVLDKVTKLYPDGAKAVSDVDITIADGEFIILVGPSGCGKSTTLNMIAGLEDISSGELRIAGERVNEKAPKDRDIAMVFQSYALYPHMTVRQNIAFPLTLAKMSKSDIAAKVDDAAKILDLTQHLDRKPANLSGGQRQRVAMGRAIVRSPKAFLMDEPLSNLDAKLRVQMRTEIARLQQRLGTTTVYVTHDQTEAMTLGDRVVVLRGGVVQQIGAPQELYDHPNNLFVAGFIGSPSMNFFPGQLTADGVSTPLGEFRLPAETRDRIGSSNTAKDVVVGIRPEHFEDVALVDAAQREAGATFTANIEVLESMGSDKYAYFTAEGPQVNSRELEELAADSGTAVAGGGQLVARLSAESSATHGSPVELWFDRAKIALFDQNSGANLTR; encoded by the coding sequence GTGGCCGAAATCGTGCTCGACAAGGTGACGAAGTTGTATCCGGACGGCGCCAAGGCGGTGAGCGACGTCGACATCACGATCGCCGACGGCGAATTCATCATCCTCGTCGGACCGTCCGGTTGCGGAAAGTCGACCACTCTCAACATGATCGCCGGGCTGGAGGACATCTCGTCCGGTGAGCTGCGGATCGCGGGGGAGCGGGTCAACGAGAAGGCGCCGAAGGACCGCGACATCGCGATGGTGTTCCAGTCGTACGCGCTGTACCCGCACATGACGGTGCGGCAGAACATCGCGTTCCCGCTCACCCTGGCGAAGATGTCGAAGTCGGACATCGCGGCCAAGGTGGACGACGCGGCCAAGATCCTCGACCTCACCCAGCACCTCGACCGCAAACCCGCCAACCTGTCCGGCGGTCAGCGGCAGCGGGTCGCGATGGGCCGGGCGATCGTCCGCAGCCCCAAGGCGTTCCTGATGGACGAGCCGCTGTCGAATCTCGACGCCAAGCTCCGCGTCCAGATGCGCACCGAGATCGCCCGGCTGCAACAGCGACTCGGCACCACCACGGTCTACGTCACGCACGATCAGACCGAGGCGATGACGCTCGGCGACCGGGTGGTGGTGCTGCGTGGTGGAGTGGTCCAGCAGATCGGGGCGCCGCAGGAGTTGTACGACCACCCGAACAACCTGTTCGTCGCGGGATTCATCGGGTCACCGTCGATGAACTTCTTCCCGGGACAGCTGACCGCAGACGGGGTGTCGACGCCGCTGGGCGAATTCAGGCTGCCCGCCGAGACACGCGACCGGATCGGGTCGTCGAATACGGCGAAGGACGTGGTGGTCGGTATCCGTCCCGAGCATTTCGAGGACGTGGCGCTCGTCGACGCGGCGCAGCGGGAGGCCGGTGCCACGTTCACGGCCAACATCGAGGTGCTCGAATCGATGGGCTCGGACAAGTACGCCTATTTCACGGCCGAGGGGCCGCAGGTGAACTCCCGGGAACTCGAGGAACTCGCCGCCGACTCGGGTACCGCGGTCGCCGGCGGCGGACAGCTGGTGGCCCGGCTGTCGGCCGAATCGTCCGCGACGCACGGCAGTCCGGTCGAGCTGTGGTTCGACCGGGCGAAGATCGCCCTGTTCGATCAGAACTCGGGGGCGAACCTCACCCGCTGA
- a CDS encoding MFS transporter: MAAGSTTAARALLPVMCFVVMNVAVLQTLVVPIVGTIGAQLDVGPTAVGWLLTANLLAAATATPVLGRLADLRGKRPVLLGVLVVVLLGSLIGAVSTSVGVLIFARVLQGVSFALFPIGIAVLRDELPAEKLTGAMGIFSGTLGFGGCFGIVLTGVLVSDGADFHRVFWLSSAITAAGLVLAWIAIPRRPRAGTGSIDWVGAVALAAGLVLVLLPLAEGGTWGWTSPITIGSGVAGILVLIGWFLYERRVTDPLVAPRLLTDPPVLVTHLSALVVGMSMFVMFLGSSYFVQTPRAVAGYGFGATVLEASTVYLLPGAISGVLASILSGRIIHRFGSRAVLIAASVVGVGGFFVFILAHDHTWEVIAAIVLINTYISLAYASLPSLLVAEVRQDETGVANSINSIARSVGSSFASALLATLLAGITIDGTDVPTESAYVIAFAVGAGAAALAGLLPFFGITRTTRTPSDDEEDEVHATALAAEWGTVGGLGGANTRRSGERTTGGQRVRFAPEF; this comes from the coding sequence ATGGCCGCCGGATCGACAACCGCCGCCAGGGCTCTTCTGCCCGTCATGTGCTTCGTCGTGATGAATGTCGCCGTTCTGCAGACACTGGTGGTGCCGATCGTCGGGACCATCGGCGCGCAACTCGACGTCGGCCCCACCGCTGTCGGCTGGCTCCTCACCGCGAACCTCCTCGCGGCGGCGACCGCGACACCGGTCCTCGGCCGCCTCGCCGACCTCCGTGGCAAACGGCCGGTCCTGCTCGGGGTGCTCGTGGTCGTGCTGCTGGGGTCGCTGATCGGTGCGGTGTCGACGTCCGTGGGGGTGCTGATCTTCGCCCGTGTGCTCCAGGGTGTGTCGTTCGCACTGTTCCCCATCGGCATCGCGGTGCTGCGGGACGAACTTCCGGCCGAGAAGCTGACCGGCGCGATGGGAATCTTCTCCGGCACCCTCGGGTTCGGCGGCTGTTTCGGCATCGTCCTCACCGGAGTGCTGGTCTCCGACGGCGCCGACTTCCACCGTGTCTTCTGGCTCTCCTCGGCCATCACCGCGGCCGGACTCGTCCTCGCCTGGATCGCCATCCCCCGCCGCCCACGCGCCGGAACGGGTTCCATCGACTGGGTCGGCGCTGTCGCTCTCGCCGCCGGCCTGGTCCTCGTTCTGCTCCCGCTCGCCGAGGGCGGCACCTGGGGCTGGACGTCTCCAATCACGATCGGCAGCGGAGTCGCCGGGATCCTGGTCCTGATCGGCTGGTTCCTCTACGAACGCAGGGTCACCGACCCACTCGTCGCGCCACGGCTGCTGACCGACCCACCCGTCCTGGTCACCCATCTGTCCGCCCTGGTGGTCGGAATGTCGATGTTCGTGATGTTCCTGGGCAGCTCGTATTTCGTCCAGACGCCGCGCGCGGTCGCCGGGTACGGCTTCGGGGCCACCGTCCTCGAGGCCAGCACCGTGTACCTGCTGCCGGGCGCGATCAGCGGCGTCCTCGCGTCGATCCTGAGCGGAAGAATCATCCATCGCTTCGGTTCCCGCGCCGTCCTGATCGCCGCGAGCGTCGTCGGGGTCGGCGGTTTCTTCGTGTTCATCCTCGCCCACGACCACACGTGGGAAGTCATCGCGGCGATCGTGCTGATCAACACGTACATCAGCCTCGCCTACGCGTCGCTGCCGTCGCTGCTCGTGGCCGAGGTCCGGCAGGACGAGACCGGCGTGGCGAACAGCATCAACTCCATCGCCCGGTCCGTGGGCAGTTCGTTCGCCAGTGCACTGCTCGCGACTCTGCTCGCCGGCATCACCATCGACGGAACGGACGTCCCGACCGAATCGGCGTACGTGATCGCGTTCGCCGTCGGCGCGGGCGCGGCCGCCCTCGCCGGGCTGCTGCCGTTCTTCGGGATCACCCGCACCACCCGCACCCCGTCCGACGACGAGGAGGACGAGGTCCACGCGACCGCCCTCGCCGCCGAGTGGGGCACGGTCGGCGGTCTCGGCGGAGCGAACACCCGGCGTTCGGGTGAGCGCACCACCGGCGGTCAGCGGGTGAGGTTCGCCCCCGAGTTCTGA
- a CDS encoding winged helix DNA-binding domain-containing protein — translation MGSERMSNRALGRATLARQSLLSRSDLSAFDMIERLCGLQAQAPAPPYFALWARLTRFRAESLSELIENRAVVRIVAMRGTVFALSASDALSFRPLAQPLLDRDLHTNTQYRSSLDGIDLGALAAAGRELVRDQPRTQSQMRPLLEQRFPGRDGAALAHGVRGLVPMVQVPPRGLWGRSGQPALATLESWVGRPLSEAPSIDSMLLRYLAAFGPASARDAQAWSGLTRLGEVLDRLRPGLRVFAGESGPELFDLPDAPRPDPGTPAPVRILAPFDNVLLSHADRGRLLDDDVRKNIFTQNGIVKPAVLVNGRVAAFTTTVVEKSRAVLDVEPLATIAKTQRTAIEAEGRRLLRFAHPELPEHTVRFMS, via the coding sequence GTGGGGTCTGAACGCATGTCGAATCGAGCGCTGGGCCGGGCGACGCTGGCCAGGCAATCGCTGCTGAGCCGTTCGGACCTGTCCGCGTTCGACATGATCGAGCGCCTCTGCGGACTGCAGGCCCAGGCGCCGGCACCGCCGTACTTCGCGCTGTGGGCGCGGCTGACACGGTTCCGCGCCGAATCGCTGTCGGAGCTCATCGAGAACCGCGCGGTGGTGCGGATCGTCGCGATGCGCGGGACGGTCTTCGCGTTGTCCGCCTCGGACGCCCTCTCGTTCCGTCCGCTGGCGCAACCGCTGCTCGACCGGGACCTCCACACCAACACGCAGTACCGGTCGAGTCTCGACGGAATCGACTTGGGCGCCCTCGCGGCCGCGGGACGCGAACTGGTGCGCGACCAACCCCGCACCCAGTCGCAGATGCGGCCGCTCCTCGAGCAGCGGTTCCCCGGGCGCGACGGTGCCGCGCTCGCCCACGGGGTGCGGGGACTGGTCCCGATGGTCCAGGTGCCGCCGCGTGGGCTGTGGGGCAGGTCGGGGCAGCCGGCGCTGGCGACCCTGGAGTCGTGGGTGGGCCGTCCACTGTCCGAGGCGCCGTCCATCGACTCGATGCTGCTCCGCTACCTCGCCGCGTTCGGCCCCGCGAGCGCCCGCGACGCCCAGGCCTGGTCGGGGCTGACCCGGCTCGGTGAGGTCCTGGACCGGCTGCGGCCCGGCCTCCGGGTGTTCGCGGGGGAGTCGGGGCCGGAACTGTTCGACCTTCCCGACGCACCCCGGCCGGACCCGGGCACCCCGGCCCCCGTCCGCATCCTCGCGCCGTTCGACAACGTGCTGCTCTCGCACGCGGACCGCGGGCGCCTCCTCGACGACGACGTGCGGAAGAATATCTTCACGCAGAACGGCATAGTCAAACCGGCCGTGCTCGTGAACGGCAGGGTCGCGGCGTTCACCACGACGGTGGTCGAGAAGTCCCGTGCGGTACTCGACGTGGAGCCGCTGGCGACCATCGCGAAGACGCAGCGCACGGCGATCGAGGCTGAGGGCAGGCGACTGCTGAGGTTCGCGCACCCCGAGTTGCCCGAACACACCGTGCGGTTCATGAGCTAG
- a CDS encoding metallophosphoesterase family protein: MVSVLAVSDETIESLWSSQVRAMDVDLILGAGDLPFDYLEYLIDALDAPCVFVPGNHDADLSGYSAGRVGWMRAGLPSAWPGPCGAVNADGRIVRIAGLRIAGLGGSIRYNDGPNQWTERQQRRRARNLALTSAWHARRSGVSGVDVLLTHSPPRGVGDQEDPPHRGFECFENLAGRLQARVMIHGHVHPYGRAAEDRTLGATTVINTVGFTLMELSPGAEPSIVRRRHGT; this comes from the coding sequence ATGGTCTCGGTACTCGCAGTGTCCGACGAGACGATCGAGTCGCTGTGGAGTTCGCAGGTGCGCGCCATGGACGTCGACCTGATCCTCGGTGCGGGCGACCTCCCGTTCGATTATCTGGAATACCTGATCGACGCCCTCGACGCGCCGTGCGTCTTCGTGCCGGGCAACCACGACGCCGACCTGTCCGGCTATTCCGCGGGACGGGTCGGGTGGATGCGGGCGGGACTGCCCTCGGCGTGGCCGGGTCCGTGCGGTGCGGTCAACGCAGACGGCCGGATCGTGCGGATCGCGGGCCTGCGCATCGCCGGCCTCGGCGGATCCATCCGCTACAACGACGGCCCCAATCAGTGGACCGAACGGCAGCAGCGGCGGCGGGCGCGCAACCTCGCGCTGACGAGCGCGTGGCACGCGCGCCGCTCCGGGGTGTCCGGCGTCGACGTGCTGCTCACGCACAGCCCGCCGCGGGGAGTCGGCGACCAGGAGGATCCGCCGCACCGAGGTTTCGAATGCTTCGAGAATCTGGCGGGCAGGTTGCAGGCCCGCGTCATGATCCACGGGCATGTGCACCCGTACGGCCGGGCGGCCGAGGATCGCACGCTCGGCGCGACGACGGTCATCAACACGGTGGGTTTCACCCTGATGGAGTTGTCGCCGGGCGCCGAACCGAGCATCGTCAGGCGCCGGCATGGCACGTGA
- a CDS encoding suppressor of fused domain protein yields the protein MTDSVVASVRAHLLGQIGGPEPTAASVTFLGVEPLDVLRFVPDDEDLVRYVTLGCSRHPMGDPGELVADPLRGPRAELILTLRGGAGVASGVARTLAVLAAAPSVEGVVLVEDALLDLGEPLWKDAPFTAVLLGESTIPDLPLPEPAEAVRFLAVVPLTGTEAAWVRLRGAGALREAWAEAGIDVRDPHRGAATL from the coding sequence GTGACTGACAGCGTTGTGGCCTCCGTTCGCGCGCACCTGCTGGGGCAGATCGGGGGACCGGAACCGACTGCGGCCTCGGTGACGTTCCTGGGGGTCGAGCCGCTGGACGTGCTGCGGTTCGTGCCCGACGACGAGGATCTGGTCCGCTACGTGACCCTGGGGTGCTCCCGGCACCCGATGGGCGACCCCGGCGAACTGGTGGCCGACCCCCTCCGCGGGCCCCGTGCCGAACTGATCCTCACCCTGCGCGGCGGCGCCGGGGTGGCGTCGGGAGTCGCGCGCACCCTGGCGGTGCTGGCGGCGGCGCCGTCGGTGGAAGGTGTGGTTCTCGTGGAGGACGCGCTGCTCGACCTGGGCGAGCCGCTGTGGAAGGACGCACCGTTCACCGCCGTGCTGCTCGGTGAATCGACCATCCCCGACCTCCCGCTGCCCGAACCCGCGGAGGCCGTGCGGTTCCTCGCGGTCGTGCCGCTCACCGGCACCGAGGCGGCGTGGGTCAGGTTGCGCGGCGCCGGCGCGCTCCGCGAGGCCTGGGCGGAGGCGGGCATCGACGTCCGCGATCCGCACCGCGGCGCCGCCACTCTCTAG
- the corA gene encoding magnesium/cobalt transporter CorA, whose product MPSVPSLPRRGSDKDQRDGEKDPGSRIRIPTARAIVDCGVYVDGTRLPGKYTHQAAMAEVRKRGQGFVWVGLLAPDEGQMESVSETFGLHELMVEDAVHAHQRPKLERYDDVLFLVLRTVNYVPHESVATASEIVETGEIMVFVGADFVITVRHGDHSPLSNVRHGLEANRERLALGPYAVLHAVADHVVDTYLEVTQAIEEDVDSMEEAVFSPRSSVAVEHIYLLKREIVELRKSVNPLSNPLLRLTRSPGNPVPKEIRRYFRDVLDHHTTVAERIAEYDEVLSSLVDAALAKVAVQQNTDMRKISAWVAIAAVPTMIAGIYGMNFDNMPELHWQYGYHGVVFVIASVAVGLFVTFRRNNWL is encoded by the coding sequence GTGCCGTCTGTGCCCTCGCTCCCCCGGCGCGGCAGCGACAAGGATCAGCGCGACGGCGAGAAGGACCCGGGTTCCAGGATCCGCATCCCGACCGCGCGGGCCATCGTGGACTGCGGCGTGTACGTCGACGGCACGAGGCTCCCCGGCAAGTACACGCACCAGGCGGCGATGGCCGAGGTCCGCAAGCGGGGTCAGGGGTTCGTGTGGGTCGGGCTGCTCGCCCCCGACGAGGGGCAGATGGAGAGCGTGTCCGAGACGTTCGGGCTGCACGAACTGATGGTCGAGGACGCCGTCCACGCCCACCAGCGGCCGAAGCTCGAGCGCTACGACGACGTGCTGTTCCTGGTGCTGCGGACGGTCAACTACGTGCCGCACGAGTCGGTGGCCACGGCCAGCGAGATCGTGGAGACCGGCGAGATCATGGTCTTCGTGGGCGCCGACTTCGTCATCACCGTGCGACACGGTGACCATTCCCCGCTGTCGAACGTCCGGCACGGGCTGGAGGCGAACCGGGAGCGACTCGCCCTCGGCCCGTACGCGGTGCTGCACGCGGTCGCGGACCACGTGGTGGACACCTATCTCGAGGTCACCCAGGCCATCGAGGAAGACGTCGACAGCATGGAGGAGGCGGTGTTCAGTCCGCGCAGCAGCGTCGCGGTCGAACACATCTATCTGCTCAAGCGTGAGATCGTCGAACTCCGCAAGTCGGTGAACCCGCTGTCCAATCCGTTGCTCCGGCTGACGCGGTCGCCGGGCAATCCGGTGCCGAAGGAGATCCGCCGCTACTTCCGCGACGTCCTCGACCACCACACCACCGTCGCCGAGCGGATCGCCGAATACGACGAGGTGCTCAGCTCACTCGTCGACGCCGCGCTCGCGAAGGTCGCCGTGCAGCAGAACACCGACATGCGCAAGATCTCGGCGTGGGTGGCCATCGCGGCCGTGCCGACGATGATCGCGGGCATCTACGGCATGAACTTCGACAACATGCCCGAACTCCACTGGCAGTACGGCTATCACGGCGTGGTCTTCGTGATCGCGTCGGTGGCGGTGGGCCTGTTCGTCACGTTCCGCCGGAACAACTGGCTCTAG
- a CDS encoding PHP domain-containing protein, with protein sequence MLIDLHTHSTASDGTDSPADLVRAAGAAGLDIVAITDHDTTAGWAEAVAALPKGLALVRGMEMSCEGRGEDGRPVAVHLLAYLFDPAHAAFARERERLRNERIVRIRAMAELMMEDGLPIDADEVLAEAGPAAGRPHLARALMRAGVVGSVGEAFVDLLAPRGRYFVDKSDTPLDEAVQLVAEAGGVSVLAHGRARTRGRLLSLDHVRDLAGSGLHGVEVHHPDHSPEDARVLQALADELGLVVTGSSDYHGTNKAIRLGEFTTDADEFDTLVSKASGVQVVSV encoded by the coding sequence GTGCTCATCGATCTCCACACCCATTCGACGGCGTCCGACGGAACCGACAGCCCTGCCGACCTGGTGCGCGCCGCGGGGGCGGCGGGACTCGACATCGTGGCGATCACCGATCACGACACGACCGCGGGGTGGGCGGAGGCGGTTGCGGCGCTGCCGAAGGGGCTCGCATTGGTGCGGGGCATGGAGATGTCCTGTGAAGGGCGAGGCGAGGACGGACGCCCGGTCGCCGTGCACCTCCTCGCCTACCTGTTCGATCCCGCGCACGCGGCGTTCGCACGGGAACGGGAGCGCCTCCGGAACGAGCGGATCGTCCGTATCCGCGCCATGGCGGAGCTGATGATGGAGGACGGCCTCCCCATCGACGCCGACGAGGTGCTCGCCGAGGCGGGACCGGCGGCCGGGCGCCCGCATCTGGCGAGGGCGCTCATGCGTGCAGGGGTGGTCGGCAGCGTCGGTGAAGCCTTCGTGGACCTCCTGGCCCCGCGCGGCCGGTACTTCGTCGACAAATCGGACACCCCGCTCGACGAGGCCGTGCAGCTGGTGGCGGAGGCCGGCGGGGTGAGCGTCCTCGCTCACGGCCGGGCCCGCACGAGGGGACGGCTGCTGTCGCTCGATCACGTCCGTGACCTGGCGGGATCCGGTCTGCACGGGGTCGAGGTGCATCACCCCGACCACTCGCCGGAAGACGCGAGGGTGCTGCAGGCCCTCGCCGACGAGCTCGGCCTGGTCGTCACCGGCTCCTCCGACTATCACGGGACGAACAAGGCCATCCGGCTCGGCGAGTTCACGACGGACGCCGACGAGTTCGACACACTCGTATCGAAAGCATCCGGGGTGCAGGTGGTTTCGGTATGA